The following is a genomic window from Actinomadura sp. WMMB 499.
GCTGCGCCGGCCTTCGAGGATCCGCAGCCGGACGTCGGCGCGGGTGTGCGAGAAGAAGGCGAAGTGCACGCCGAACCCCTCGTCCTCCCAGGACGCCGGCCCGGCCTCGGTCAGGAGCTGCTGGAGGCGCTCCTTGCCGTCGGCGGTGAGCTTGTAGACGATCTTCGACCGGCGGCTCTGCAGTGCGAGGGGAACGTTGGGCTCCTCCGGCCGGTCCTCCATGATCAGCCCCTTCGCCAGGAGCTGCTTGAGGCACGGATAGAGGGACCCGTACGAGAACGCCCGGAACATCCCCAGCAGGGCGTTGAGCCGCTTGCGCAGCTCGTAGCCGTGCATCGGGGATTCGTGCAGCAGTCCGAGCACGGCGAGCTCC
Proteins encoded in this region:
- a CDS encoding PadR family transcriptional regulator codes for the protein MAARKGAGVLELAVLGLLHESPMHGYELRKRLNALLGMFRAFSYGSLYPCLKQLLAKGLIMEDRPEEPNVPLALQSRRSKIVYKLTADGKERLQQLLTEAGPASWEDEGFGVHFAFFSHTRADVRLRILEGRRSRLEERLEGFRAALARTRERVDSYTLELQNHGLESVEREVRWLNELIGRERAEQEKLAKSSEIDQDMPREKGR